One Augochlora pura isolate Apur16 chromosome 10, APUR_v2.2.1, whole genome shotgun sequence DNA window includes the following coding sequences:
- the LOC144476244 gene encoding uncharacterized protein LOC144476244, translating into MPRCLIKSMRRYRKTDNPTEETEIPWIPPSSIDTKRKHQTKDNPSKSNNIWTSSSLPIVTRYSFNRGGLENNVLWNKELTGGTNFSEIEKSTMIDTDRRIPSTIGEEGLEKVQISLSSTARKLEYPINVSENQIKVAVDLNEAFNGVEGQAEPKTLYLTPSKKPIDLSQNQYFDNVKTAGVESTPNWKRNKTMHYCPFCRKSFDRPWVLKGHLRLHTGERPFECPMCHKSFADRSNLRAHQRTRNHHQWQWRCGECFKAFSQRRYLERHCPEACRKYRISQRREQSCT; encoded by the exons ATGCCTCGCTGCTTGATCAAATCCATGAGGAGATACAGGAAAACTGATAACCCAACGGAAG AGACGGAAATTCCGTGGATTCCACCGTCATCGATCGATACCAAACGAAAACACCAGACCAAAGACAATCCGTcgaaatcgaataatatttggaCCTCCTCGAGCCTGCCGATCGTAACACGGTACAGCTTCAACAGAGGGGGCTTAGAGAACAATGTGCTTTGGAACAAAGAATTGACGGGTGGCACGAATTTTTCGGAGATCGAAAAGTCTACCATGATCGATACCGACCGGAGGATTCCGAGCACGATCGGCGAGGAGGGCCTGGAGAAGGTGCAGATATCGTTGTCCTCGACGGCGAGAAAATTAGAGTATCCGATCAACGTGTCTGAAAATCAAATCAAAGTAGCGGTGGATTTGAACGAGGCGTTTAACGGAGTTGAAGGTCAGGCGGAGCCGAAAACGTTGTATTTGACACCGAGCAAGAAGCCGATCGATCTTTCTCAGAACCAGTACTTCGACAACGTGAAAACTGCCGGGGTCGAGAGCACTCCGAACtggaaacgaaataaaaccaTGCACTATTGCCCCTTTTGCCGGAAAAGTTTCGATCGTCCGTGGGTGCTGAAGGGTCATCTGCGCCTCCACACTGGCGAAAGACCCTTCGAGTGCCCGATGTGCCATAAATCATTCGCCGATCG ATCGAATTTACGAGCACATCAAAGAACACGAAATCACCATCAATGGCAATGGCGATGTGGAGAGTGTTTTAAAGCGTTCTCCCAAAGACGGTATCTAGAACGACATTGTCCCGAAGCgtgtagaaaatatagaatatctCAAAGAAGAGAACAAAGCTGCACCTAA
- the Yl gene encoding putative vitellogenin receptor yl: MCRHIFALLLLNIMFNHIDSTAIRCEGPNFFWCDMKCMSSTYLCDGEVDCRDGFDESDCDHNMPIFSEIKCATDEYQCADQSCIPIDKFCDTSSDCADGSDEYANCVEKLECKNFRCNDGHCTRNEWVCDGVPDCPDTSDEHNCENKPAPIDKCTNEFDRYLCKNRRCIFLNATCNEEDDCGDGSDEGFDSCRTADSICENGVTCEQNCRRTPLGAKCSCWPGYRLIDDRTCIDVNECETYGTCDQQCTNIPGSYLCSCQHNYVLTNDNRTCKAEGGEAAIVYSMESEIRGLYLDSNVQYPLKQNLENAAAVSLDADCVYWSDIKNGNEAIFRSFEDELESEVVVTSGLNRPEAIAVDWVTGNLYFTDSHRMHIGACNSNGTYCTVVIEGTSDKPRGLALLPQSGMMYWTEWSINSRILMASMDGTNRSVLISENLACPNSLAIDDVNGRLYWMDSKLKLIESVRLDGTDRRIVLEAVGKAPSSLAVFENRLYWSDRASGTVQSCNKFTGKDWRTVINASSAVYGIDIYHSVLKPKISNPCESSPCTELCLLSSEREYTCACTLDKELDSDQHTCRAVNEQMRLVIVAGDRLVDYHQIELLGRPKMTSSDVLKNITLAAYNPLADGLFVVANSRFTDIFNLNTNTGSLKLITSIEKTALGGMDFDHIGNNIYLSDINRRTIVIHSLNTNEKTVLFFEEEPHGIALVPEEGIMFVVFRVDGTYRIDSMRTHGIGPRIPIEGVKARLLGPQVALSYHRGTKRLFWSDQGTGRIGSTSILGFETRIFRDGLTEPVSLAALGNYVFWSQRKSKELFWASMIDAEQYQKSIALNLPKAFERPQLVSLPTTHDNDHECLRNNGNCSHVCLVSNPRSRICACPPGMTLQEDNRTCSPETLCWPNEMKCRQHNICIELRKRCNGVRDCPNGDDESDVCDEFHLSKCVGDGQFRCKSGECISEASRCNSRFDCRDMSDEEGCQIKRKDCDKMEATLKQIADLL, translated from the exons ATGTGTCGCCATATCTTCGCCCTTCTTCTTCTAAACATTATGTTCAATCACATCGACTCTACAG CTATACGTTGCGAGGGACCGAATTTTTTCTGGTGCGATATGAAATGTATGTCATCCACGTATCTTTGCGACGGCGAAGTCGATTGTAGAGATGGATTCGACGAAAGCGATTGCGATCATAACATG CCTATCTTTTCTGAGATTAAATGTGCTACGGACGAATATCAATGCGCCGATCAATCTTGCATACCGATCGACAAATTCTGCGATACGAGTTCCGATTGCGCCGATGGCAGCGATGAATATGCAAACTGCGTAGAAAAG TTGGAATGCAAGAACTTCCGATGCAACGATGGACATTGCACAAGAAACGAATGGGTCTGCGATGGTGTGCCAGATTGTCCTGACACCAGCGACGAACATAATTGCG AGAATAAACCGGCACCAATCGATAAATGTACCAACGAGTTCGATCGGTACTTGTGTAAAAATCGTAGGTGTATTTTCTTGAATGCAACTTGTAACGAGGAAGACGATTGCGGCGATGGTTCGGATGAAGGCTTCGATAGCTGTAGAACCG CTGATTCGATTTGTGAGAACGGAGTCACGTGTGAACAGAATTGTAGAAGGACGCCTCTAGGTGCTAAATGTTCGTGTTGGCCAGGCTATAGATTAATCGACGATCGCACATGCATAg ATGTAAACGAATGCGAAACTTATGGCACATGCGATCAACAATGTACTAATATTCCTGGATCCTACTTATGTTCCTGCCAACATAATTATGTTCTTACCAACGACAACAGAACGTGTAAGGCCGAAG GTGGCGAAGCCGCGATCGTATATTCGATGGAGTCGGAAATCCGTGGTTTGTATCTCGACTCAAATGTACAATATCCGCTAAAACAGAATTTAGAGAATGCAGCCGCGGTCTCCTTGGATGCCGACTGTGTATACTGGTCCGATATTAAAAATGGGAACGAGGCAATTTTTCGGAGTTTCGAGGATGAGCTCGAGTCAGAAGTCGTCGTAACGTCTG GTCTAAACAGGCCCGAAGCTATTGCAGTCGATTGGGTAACTGGCAACCTATATTTCACCGATAGCCATCGCATGCACATTGGAGCTTGCAACAGCAATGGTACTTATTGTACCGTTGTGATCGAAGGAACAAGCGATAAACCGAGAGGCTTGGCTCTTTTACCACAGAGTGG TATGATGTACTGGACGGAATGGAGCATAAACTCTCGTATATTGATGGCAAGCATGGATGGAACGAACCGCAGTGTACTGATCTCGGAAAATTTAGCATGTCCAAATAGTTTGGCTATCGACGACGTAAACGGCAGACTGTATTGGATGGAcagtaaattgaaattaattgaatcggTTCGCCTGGACGGTACTGATCGCAGG ATCGTGCTGGAAGCTGTGGGAAAAGCGCCCTCGTCCCTAGCAGTTTTCGAAAATAGGCTCTATTGGAGCGACAGAGCGTCTGGAACCGTGCAGTCCTGCAATAAATTCACTGGCAAAGATTGGAGGACCGTAATAAATGCGTCCAGCGCAGTTTATGGGATAGATATATATCATTCTGTTCTAAAACCCAAG ATTTCGAACCCGTGCGAATCGAGTCCCTGCACGGAACTGTGTCTATTGAGTTCAGAACGTGAATATACGTGTGCTTGCACATTGGACAAAGAACTCGACTCGGATCAGCATACGTGTCGCG CGGTCAACGAACAGATGCGCCTGGTCATCGTAGCAGGGGATAGGCTTGTGGACTATcatcaaattgaattattaggGAGACCTAAAATGACCTCGAGTGacgtattgaaaaatatcactTTGGCTGCGTACAATCCTCTTGCTG ATGGCCTGTTCGTGGTCGCGAATAGCCGGTTCacggatatttttaatttgaacaCGAATACCGGCTCGCTGAAGCTCATAACGTCCATCGAGAAAACAGCATTGGGCGGAATGGATTTCGACCATATCGGAAATAACATATATCTGTCGGATATAAATCGCAGGACGATCGTAATTCACAGTTTAAACACCAATGAGAAAACGGTATTGTTTTTCGAGGAAGAACCGCACGGCATTGCTCTCGTGCCAGAAGAAGG GATCATGTTTGTTGTCTTCCGCGTGGATGGAACCTATCGCATAGATTCAATGAGGACTCATGGAATCGGTCCCAGAATTCCGATCGAAGGAGTCAAGGCTCGATTGCTTGGACCGCAAGTGGCGCTGAGTTACCACCGAGGCACGAAACGTTTATTTTGGAGCGATCAGGGCACGGGTCGTATCGGTAGCACGTCGATATTGG GTTTCGAGACGCGCATCTTCCGGGATGGATTGACAGAACCTGTAAGTCTTGCTGCCCTCGGCAATTATGTGTTCTGGTCGCAGCGCAAGTCGAAGGAACTGTTCTGGGCCAGCATGATCGACGCGGAACAGTACCAGAAGAGTATCGCGTTGA ATCTACCAAAAGCTTTCGAAAGACCTCAACTAGTAAGCCTGCCCACGACGCACGACAACGATCACGAATGTCTCCGAAATAATGGCAACTGTTCTCACGTGTGTCTAGTCTCTAATCCACGTTCACGC ATTTGCGCGTGTCCGCCAGGAATGACGCTGCAGGAAGACAATCGAACGTGCAGCCCGGAAACTCTGTGTTGGCCCAACGAAATGAAATGCCGGCAGCACAATATATGCATAGAATTGCGTAAAAG ATGCAACGGCGTGAGAGATTGTCCAAACGGCGACGACGAGTCAGACGTGTGCGACGAATTTCATCTATCGAAATGCGTTGGGGACGGGCAATTCCGATGCAAGAGCGGAGAATGTATAAGCGAGGCGTCTCGCTGTAATTCACGCTTTGACTGCCGAGATATGTCGGACGAGGAAGGTTgtcaaataaaacgaaaagaCTGTGATAAAATGGAAGCTACGCTGAAACAGATCGCCGATCTGTtgtaa
- the LOC144476099 gene encoding chymotrypsin-1-like: MYTPVILTLCLAVAVYGFPEGQIVGGRDAPVGKYPYQVSLQQNGRHFCGGSILNDRYVLTAAHCVEGITNLKPYTVHAGTNLLSARGSVYGMEKITIHPSFSSTMIVNDIAVIRVSSPIAFNNLVQPIELEAAEMATGAAVVLTGWGTTKVGGPVPDKLQEIDLKVYSQLQCKLTHWNLKDTHICTFTKSGEGACHGDSGGPLVFHKHQVGIVSFGRPCGIGYPDVFTRVSSFVPWIEQQIQ; the protein is encoded by the exons ATGTACACCCCGGTCATCTTAACGCTCTGCCTGGCGGTCGCCGTCTACG gcTTCCCCGAGGGCCAGATTGTGGGTGGTCGCGACGCCCCAGTTGGAAAGTACCCGTACCAAGTGTCGCTCCAGCAAAACGGCAGACACTTCTGCGGTGGATCAATCCTCAACGATCGCTACGTGCTCACTGCAGCGCACTGCGTTGAAGG AATCACGAACTTGAAACCTTACACCGTACATGCCGGAACCAACCTACTTAGCGCCCGTGGATCCGTCTACGGAATGGAAAAGATCACTATCCACCCGAGTTTCAGTTCCACGATGATCGTTAACGATATCGCCGTGATCCGCGTGAGCTCTCCCATCGCATTCAACAACTTGGTTCAACCGATCGAACTGGAAGCTGCGGAGATGGCCACCGGTGCCGCAGTAGTCTTGACTGGATGGGGAACCACCAAG GTTGGAGGACCGGTGCCTGACAAACTCCAGGAAATCGACTTGAAGGTCTACTCGCAGCTGCAGTGCAAGTTAACTCACTGGAACTTGAAGGACACTCACATCTGCACCTTCACCAAATCCGGAGAGGGAGCGTGCCAC GGTGACTCCGGCGGTCCTCTTGTCTTCCATAAACACCAAGTTGGTATCGTTTCCTTCGGTCGTCCCTGCGGTATTGGCTACCCAGATGTCTTCACCAGAGTGTCCTCCTTCGTGCCCTGGATCGAACAGCAAATACAGTAA
- the LOC144476098 gene encoding chymotrypsin-2-like, which yields MHAPVILALCLAVTAYGFPEGQIVGGHDAPAGKFPYQVSLKNNGRHFCGGSIIDSRHILTAAHCVVGINNLKAITVQAGTTHLSARGDVHTVEKITRHPHYDSGKLINDVAVIRVHKAIGFTHLVKSVKLASSNVAAGSTVVLSGWGRLKAGGAVPDHLQEINLKVISQAQCQKSHSNIKNSHICTYTKHGQGACNGDSGGPLVHNGVQVGIVSYGRPCGVGSPDVFTKVSAFLTWIHQQMH from the exons ATGCACGCTCCGGTCATCTTAGCGCTCTGCCTCGCAGTCACCGCCTACG GCTTCCCCGAGGGCCAAATTGTGGGTGGTCACGACGCCCCGGCTGGAAAGTTCCCGTACCAAGTGTCGCTTAAAAACAACGGCAGACACTTTTGCGGTGGTTCAATCATTGACAGTAGGCACATCCTTACCGCTGCTCACTGCGTCGTTGG AATCAATAATCTGAAAGCCATCACCGTCCAAGCTGGAACCACCCACCTGAGCGCCCGCGGAGACGTTCACACAGTAGAAAAGATCACTCGCCACCCCCACTATGACTCTGGCAAGCTCATCAACGACGTCGCAGTGATCCGTGTGCACAAAGCTATTGGATTCACCCACCTGGTTAAGTCGGTCAAACTGGCCTCCTCCAACGTTGCCGCTGGATCCACGGTTGTCTTATCTGGCTGGGGAAGACTCAAG GCTGGCGGAGCGGTACCTGACCATCTCCAGGAAATCAATTTGAAGGTCATCTCGCAGGCTCAGTGCCAGAAATCCCATTCGAATATCAAAAACAGTCACATCTGCACATACACCAAACACGGCCAGGGAGCGTGCAAC GGTGACTCTGGCGGTCCCCTCGTCCACAACGGAGTTCAAGTTGGTATCGTCTCCTACGGTCGTCCATGCGGCGTTGGCTCCCCCGACGTCTTCACCAAAGTGTCCGCTTTCTTGACCTGGATCCATCAGCAAATGCATTGA